One region of Streptomyces subrutilus genomic DNA includes:
- a CDS encoding ATP-grasp domain-containing protein encodes MGRSRYVRAVHAGPAGGLDPEAPETLLECLTGVSERIGRPAVLIAMDDLSAITVSRIGPVLTDRFRMPHQPDNLPARVADKAELAGLCARWDVPHPQTVVPASGGEAAEAAWRLGLPVVAKWSRPWLLPAGADGLRSTTLVHTAAEARRLYERSAEAGSRLLLQRFLPAGPDTDWFFHGAFARGGRPLLAGSGRKELSWPVRTGLTAVGRWLPDPAVEEAGLRLAERLGYQGILDLDFRRDERGTFRLVDFNPRPGAQFRLFTDTAGLDVVQAMYLDLTGQRVPEPVGGPGRVFVAENYALLAAVRGGYLPRRRAPGPAARAADPARPDAAGRRTGPGRDPVVWPGRPAGRDRGRVEAAWFAGDDLMPFVGMLAAFLGRGFGKGARVLRGVPAQGRRTALAAVRAPRQRGRDQPGSAPLSRPAPPEAPAAPDELVTR; translated from the coding sequence ATGGGGCGTTCGCGCTATGTGCGCGCCGTGCATGCCGGGCCGGCCGGCGGGCTGGACCCGGAGGCGCCCGAGACGCTGCTGGAGTGCCTGACCGGGGTGTCGGAGCGGATCGGCCGGCCGGCGGTGCTGATCGCCATGGACGATCTGAGCGCGATCACGGTGTCCCGGATCGGGCCGGTGCTGACGGACCGTTTCCGGATGCCCCATCAGCCCGACAACCTGCCCGCCCGGGTGGCCGACAAGGCCGAGCTGGCGGGGCTCTGCGCGCGCTGGGACGTGCCGCACCCGCAGACCGTCGTCCCGGCGAGCGGCGGCGAGGCGGCGGAGGCCGCCTGGCGGCTCGGCCTGCCGGTGGTCGCCAAGTGGAGCAGGCCCTGGCTGCTGCCGGCCGGGGCCGACGGGCTGCGCAGCACCACGCTGGTGCACACCGCCGCCGAGGCGCGGCGGCTGTACGAGCGCTCCGCCGAGGCCGGGAGCAGGCTGCTGCTCCAGCGGTTCCTGCCGGCCGGGCCGGACACCGACTGGTTCTTCCACGGGGCCTTCGCCCGGGGCGGGCGCCCGCTGCTGGCGGGATCGGGCCGCAAGGAGCTGTCGTGGCCGGTGCGGACCGGGCTGACGGCGGTGGGCCGCTGGCTGCCGGATCCCGCCGTGGAGGAGGCGGGGCTGCGGCTCGCCGAACGCCTCGGCTACCAGGGGATCCTGGACCTGGACTTCCGCCGGGACGAGCGGGGCACCTTCCGGCTGGTGGACTTCAACCCCCGGCCCGGCGCCCAGTTCCGGCTGTTCACGGACACCGCCGGGCTGGACGTCGTACAGGCGATGTACCTGGACCTGACGGGCCAGCGGGTCCCGGAGCCCGTGGGCGGGCCGGGCCGGGTGTTCGTCGCCGAGAACTACGCGCTGCTGGCGGCGGTGCGCGGCGGATACCTGCCGCGCCGCCGTGCGCCGGGCCCGGCGGCGCGAGCCGCGGATCCCGCCCGACCGGACGCCGCGGGCCGGCGGACCGGTCCGGGCCGGGACCCGGTGGTCTGGCCCGGGCGGCCGGCGGGCCGGGACCGGGGGCGGGTGGAGGCGGCCTGGTTCGCCGGCGACGACCTGATGCCGTTCGTGGGCATGCTCGCCGCCTTCCTCGGGCGCGGGTTCGGCAAGGGGGCGCGCGTCCTGCGCGGGGTGCCCGCCCAGGGCCGGCGCACGGCCCTGGCGGCGGTCCGGGCGCCCCGCCAGCGGGGTCGGGACCAGCCCGGGTCCGCCCCGCTCTCCCGGCCCGCGCCGCCGGAGGCACCGGCGGCGCCGGACGAGCTGGTGACCCGATGA
- a CDS encoding GNAT family N-acetyltransferase, producing the protein MSSGSAAALSVTLCRDPRQFAALEQPWNRLVRACPTATPFQSHAWLHSWWLSYGKDGRLRIVLVRRGEELVGAAALMLVHRPLPLLVPLGGPITDYFDVLVSAEHADQVVPALAHGLHRAARGAVVDLREVRPGAAAEALCKYWPGVASRLTDSTCMELPALPFDELVKRMPASGAQRVRAKLRKTDAAGIEEHEVGEEEVPRAVRNLLGLHEKQWRGRGVTPEHLRPRFAEHLTRATRRMVRAGEGRLTEFRLDGKVVAANVTLLSAGLSGGYLYGADPELRARKVDVATLLLRHEAGRALAEGRPVVSFLRGNEPYKNHWRPETVVNQRFLLATSALAPLLRLHESQVTGRERVVDALREALPAAREWRARLNELRVR; encoded by the coding sequence ATGAGTTCGGGCTCCGCCGCCGCCCTGTCGGTGACGCTGTGCCGCGACCCCCGGCAGTTCGCCGCGCTGGAACAGCCGTGGAACCGGCTCGTCCGCGCCTGTCCCACCGCGACCCCCTTCCAGAGCCACGCCTGGCTGCACTCCTGGTGGCTGTCGTACGGGAAGGACGGCCGGCTGCGGATCGTCCTCGTGCGGCGCGGCGAGGAGCTGGTCGGCGCGGCCGCGCTGATGCTCGTACACCGGCCGCTGCCGCTGCTGGTGCCGCTCGGCGGTCCCATCACCGACTACTTCGACGTGCTCGTGTCCGCCGAGCACGCCGACCAGGTGGTCCCGGCGCTGGCCCACGGGCTGCACCGGGCCGCCCGGGGCGCGGTCGTCGACCTGCGCGAGGTCCGCCCCGGGGCCGCGGCCGAGGCGCTGTGCAAGTACTGGCCCGGGGTCGCGTCCCGGCTCACCGACTCCACCTGCATGGAGCTGCCGGCGCTGCCGTTCGACGAGCTGGTCAAGCGGATGCCGGCCTCCGGCGCCCAGCGGGTCCGGGCCAAGCTCCGCAAGACCGACGCGGCCGGGATCGAGGAGCACGAGGTCGGCGAGGAGGAGGTGCCCCGTGCCGTACGGAACCTGCTGGGGCTCCACGAGAAGCAGTGGCGCGGCCGCGGGGTGACCCCCGAGCACCTGCGGCCCCGGTTCGCGGAGCACCTGACCCGGGCCACCCGGCGGATGGTGCGGGCGGGGGAGGGGCGGCTGACGGAGTTCCGGCTGGACGGCAAGGTGGTCGCGGCCAACGTCACGCTACTGTCGGCCGGGCTGAGCGGCGGCTACCTGTACGGCGCCGATCCGGAACTGCGCGCGCGCAAGGTGGACGTGGCGACGCTGCTGCTGCGCCACGAGGCCGGGCGGGCACTCGCCGAGGGCCGCCCGGTGGTGAGCTTCCTGCGCGGGAACGAGCCGTACAAGAACCACTGGCGGCCCGAGACCGTGGTCAACCAGCGGTTCCTGCTGGCCACCAGCGCGCTCGCGCCCCTGCTGCGGCTGCACGAGTCGCAGGTCACGGGGCGCGAGCGGGTGGTGGACGCGCTGCGGGAGGCGCTGCCGGCCGCCAGGGAGTGGCGGGCGCGGCTCAACGAACTGCGGGTGCGATGA
- a CDS encoding glycoside hydrolase family 26 protein, whose product MPRPRRRLASTCIGTVTAGLLATGASLAEPDEDRYPGSDVAMGAYLDFGPPGVARIPHLSNWLGGKEIRVGHTYLPGDRWAGIEGNVGFLEDWARWRKAGDDRLFVLNVPMQERNEGRVPDRQVARLIRAGAEGQFDRHFRRLAERLVALGVPDTVIVLGWEMNGITYTHRCAPDPENWKVYWKRIVTAMRSVPGQEFKFDFAPNRGKDAIGWTECYPGDDVVDIIGMDSYDQGPGRTFDEQISQPYGLQRQVDFAAAHGKAISYPEWGLFRRGDNPEYVRRMLRWIEQHKPLYHTITDYCPHGVWQCKQNPRSTAVFREALSLPEPGPVVPTPVVPTPVVPTPVVPTPVVPTPVVPTPVVPTPVVPTPSVPSPAVPTPAVPTPAPTPQVPTPQVPTPQVPTPAVPTPEVPTPEVPTPPAAPTPQVPTPAPSQAPTPEVPRPSPVTPAPVTPAPVTPSPLVPTPEVPLPVTPSPLVPTPEVPEPTPTPTPVPSPAVPAPQSPAPSGTPAPTPTPPAPTPVPLPEPAKPPLNSKEWCVPLNFGEWLSKLVGKQSVCVKIDLGEGSGFWPF is encoded by the coding sequence ATGCCCAGACCACGCCGCCGACTGGCGAGCACCTGCATCGGTACGGTCACGGCCGGGCTGCTGGCCACCGGGGCCTCGCTCGCGGAACCCGACGAGGACCGGTACCCGGGCTCGGACGTCGCCATGGGCGCCTATCTCGACTTCGGGCCGCCCGGCGTGGCTCGGATCCCGCACCTGTCGAACTGGCTGGGCGGCAAGGAGATCCGGGTCGGGCACACCTACCTGCCCGGCGACCGGTGGGCCGGCATCGAGGGCAACGTCGGCTTCCTGGAGGACTGGGCGCGGTGGCGCAAGGCCGGGGACGACCGGCTGTTCGTCCTCAACGTCCCCATGCAGGAGCGCAACGAGGGCCGGGTGCCCGACCGCCAGGTGGCGCGGCTGATCAGGGCGGGCGCGGAGGGCCAGTTCGACCGGCACTTCCGGCGGCTCGCCGAGCGGCTGGTGGCGCTGGGCGTGCCGGACACGGTGATCGTGCTCGGCTGGGAGATGAACGGCATCACCTACACCCACCGGTGCGCGCCGGACCCGGAGAACTGGAAGGTCTACTGGAAGCGCATCGTCACCGCGATGCGCTCCGTGCCCGGACAGGAGTTCAAGTTCGACTTCGCGCCGAACCGGGGCAAGGACGCGATCGGCTGGACCGAGTGCTACCCCGGCGACGACGTGGTCGACATCATCGGCATGGACTCCTACGACCAGGGGCCGGGCCGGACCTTCGACGAGCAGATCTCCCAGCCGTACGGGCTCCAGCGGCAGGTCGACTTCGCGGCGGCACACGGCAAGGCGATCTCGTACCCCGAGTGGGGGCTGTTCCGGCGCGGGGACAATCCGGAGTACGTGCGGCGCATGCTGCGGTGGATCGAGCAGCACAAGCCGCTCTACCACACCATCACCGACTACTGCCCGCACGGCGTGTGGCAGTGCAAGCAGAACCCGCGGTCCACGGCGGTCTTCCGCGAGGCGCTGAGCCTGCCGGAGCCCGGCCCGGTCGTCCCGACCCCGGTGGTTCCCACGCCCGTGGTCCCCACCCCGGTGGTCCCGACCCCGGTGGTCCCGACCCCGGTGGTCCCGACCCCGGTGGTCCCGACCCCGGTGGTCCCGACGCCCTCCGTGCCCTCGCCGGCCGTACCGACCCCGGCCGTACCCACACCGGCCCCGACCCCACAGGTGCCGACCCCACAGGTGCCGACCCCGCAGGTCCCCACCCCGGCCGTGCCGACCCCCGAGGTCCCCACGCCCGAGGTCCCCACGCCCCCCGCAGCCCCGACGCCGCAGGTCCCGACGCCCGCACCCTCGCAGGCCCCGACGCCCGAGGTGCCCCGCCCCTCGCCCGTCACCCCGGCCCCCGTGACCCCGGCCCCGGTGACCCCGAGCCCGCTCGTCCCCACGCCCGAGGTCCCGCTCCCGGTGACCCCGAGCCCGCTGGTCCCGACCCCCGAGGTCCCCGAGCCCACGCCCACGCCCACACCCGTGCCCTCGCCGGCCGTCCCGGCGCCGCAGAGCCCCGCACCCTCCGGAACCCCGGCCCCGACCCCGACCCCGCCGGCCCCCACCCCGGTGCCGCTGCCGGAACCGGCGAAGCCGCCGCTCAACTCCAAGGAGTGGTGCGTCCCGCTCAACTTCGGCGAGTGGCTCTCCAAGCTGGTCGGCAAGCAGTCGGTCTGCGTCAAGATCGACCTGGGCGAGGGCTCCGGCTTCTGGCCCTTCTAG
- a CDS encoding lipopolysaccharide biosynthesis protein: MADSADQKKSEKRTEKRSDHRSGKRRLRRRLVPPPAWWPLPACALLGLAAGGAYGVLKAPEYAATSYVVAVPDDTTEPATALGFAQAYARIATSSSTLAYAQPRAGIAARQLRTQVRAETSPESPMIAITGTSESPAEAADIANAVADALSLSSNQAAKNTGVQLLLFNQAVAPTDPASPSAAISGAVGLCAGGLLGGLWLLARPARRRDREQARERADAGVRAEQEQPAAEEYPSLPAQGEHAETKEKESVR, from the coding sequence ATGGCCGACAGCGCCGACCAGAAGAAGTCCGAGAAGAGGACCGAGAAGAGGTCCGACCACCGGTCTGGCAAGAGGCGGCTCCGGCGCCGGCTGGTACCGCCTCCCGCGTGGTGGCCGCTGCCCGCGTGCGCCCTGCTGGGGCTGGCCGCGGGCGGGGCGTACGGGGTGCTCAAGGCGCCCGAGTACGCCGCCACCAGCTATGTCGTCGCCGTGCCCGACGACACCACCGAGCCGGCCACCGCACTCGGCTTCGCCCAGGCCTACGCCCGGATCGCCACCAGCAGCTCCACGCTCGCCTACGCCCAGCCCCGCGCGGGCATCGCGGCCCGCCAGCTGCGGACCCAGGTGCGGGCCGAGACCTCGCCCGAGTCCCCGATGATCGCGATCACGGGTACCTCCGAGAGCCCCGCCGAGGCCGCCGACATCGCCAACGCCGTCGCCGACGCCCTGTCCCTGAGCAGCAATCAGGCGGCCAAGAACACCGGCGTGCAGCTGCTGCTGTTCAACCAGGCCGTGGCCCCCACCGACCCCGCCTCCCCCTCCGCCGCGATCAGCGGCGCCGTCGGGCTGTGCGCCGGCGGTCTGCTCGGCGGGCTGTGGCTGCTGGCCCGCCCGGCCCGGCGCAGGGACCGGGAGCAGGCGCGGGAGCGGGCGGATGCGGGGGTGCGGGCGGAGCAGGAGCAGCCGGCCGCCGAGGAGTACCCCTCGCTCCCCGCGCAGGGTGAGCACGCCGAGACCAAGGAGAAGGAGTCCGTGCGATGA
- a CDS encoding NAD(P)-binding domain-containing protein: MDDLVVVGAGPYGLSIAAHAAGAGLDVRLLGRPMASWRDHMPEGMYLKSEPWSSNLSAPGGRHTLAEYCATRGLVAEHGTPLPIGTFGDYGMWFARQAAPAVEEVTVTEVTPQGDGFLVHTAEGPPLLTRTVALAVGVMPFAHHPRTLRELPPGHYSHSSAHRDLTRFAGLEVAVLGAGQAALETAALLAEQGARPCLVARRARLNWNAVPQPLSRPPLRALRDPHSGLGTGWRGWAWSELPWAVRRLPAATRERIAATALGPAGAWWLRERFERRVPVLLGHRLHRAVAAGDRTRLGLIAGSGESVVLDTAHVIAATGFTPDLARLELLDAGLRAALERVGGSGTPELSPGFESSWPGLFFAGLLTAPSFGPSMRFVHGAGFTAGRLVRGVRKRLGARGPLPGSAGEARCSRAAAGRPTTHLR; encoded by the coding sequence ATGGACGATCTCGTGGTGGTCGGCGCGGGCCCGTACGGGCTGTCGATCGCCGCGCACGCGGCGGGTGCGGGACTCGATGTACGGCTCCTGGGGCGGCCGATGGCCTCCTGGCGCGACCACATGCCCGAGGGCATGTACCTGAAGTCGGAGCCCTGGTCCTCAAACCTGTCCGCGCCGGGCGGCCGGCACACCCTGGCCGAGTACTGCGCCACCCGGGGACTGGTCGCGGAACACGGCACTCCGCTGCCGATCGGCACGTTCGGCGACTACGGGATGTGGTTCGCCCGCCAGGCCGCGCCCGCGGTGGAGGAGGTGACCGTCACGGAGGTGACCCCGCAGGGAGACGGCTTCCTCGTGCACACCGCCGAGGGACCGCCGCTGCTCACCCGTACGGTCGCCCTCGCCGTCGGGGTGATGCCGTTCGCCCACCATCCGCGGACGCTGCGCGAACTGCCGCCGGGCCACTACTCGCACAGCAGCGCACACCGGGACCTGACCCGCTTCGCCGGGCTCGAGGTCGCCGTGCTCGGGGCCGGGCAGGCGGCCCTGGAGACCGCCGCCCTGCTGGCCGAGCAGGGCGCCCGGCCCTGCCTGGTCGCCCGGCGCGCCCGGCTGAACTGGAACGCGGTGCCGCAGCCCCTGAGCCGCCCCCCGCTGCGCGCCCTGCGCGATCCGCACAGCGGGCTGGGCACCGGCTGGCGCGGCTGGGCGTGGTCGGAGCTGCCCTGGGCGGTGCGGCGGCTGCCCGCCGCCACCCGGGAGCGGATCGCCGCGACCGCCCTGGGCCCGGCCGGCGCCTGGTGGCTGCGGGAGCGCTTCGAGCGGCGGGTGCCCGTCCTGCTCGGCCACCGCCTGCACCGGGCGGTCGCGGCGGGCGACCGGACCCGGCTCGGCCTGATCGCCGGGTCCGGGGAGTCCGTGGTCCTGGACACCGCGCACGTCATCGCGGCCACCGGGTTCACCCCGGACCTGGCCCGGCTGGAGCTGCTCGACGCGGGGCTGCGGGCCGCGCTGGAGAGGGTCGGGGGCAGCGGGACGCCGGAGCTGAGCCCGGGCTTCGAGTCCTCGTGGCCCGGACTGTTCTTCGCCGGGCTGTTGACGGCTCCCTCATTCGGCCCTTCCATGCGATTCGTGCACGGTGCGGGCTTCACGGCGGGGAGACTGGTGAGAGGAGTCCGCAAACGGCTCGGCGCACGGGGCCCGCTGCCGGGCTCCGCCGGCGAGGCCCGGTGTTCCCGGGCCGCGGCCGGGCGTCCCACAACGCATCTGCGGTGA